One window of the Zygotorulaspora mrakii chromosome 6, complete sequence genome contains the following:
- the HRT1 gene encoding SCF ubiquitin ligase complex subunit HRT1 (similar to Saccharomyces cerevisiae HRT1 (YOL133W); ancestral locus Anc_3.28), whose protein sequence is MSEMDKMDVDLEDAGSEAVPGEVNTEAAEQTPKKKPKKFEIKKWTAVAFWSWDIAVDNCAICRNHIMEPCITCQPLAMTDTDTECVAAWGVCNHAFHLHCINKWLKTRDVCPLDNQPWKLARVGR, encoded by the coding sequence ATGAGTGAGATGGATAAAATGGATGTAGATCTAGAGGATGCCGGGTCTGAGGCTGTTCCTGGTGAAGTAAACACAGAGGCGGCTGAACAAActccaaaaaagaagccTAAGAAGTTTGAAATCAAGAAGTGGACCGCTGTTGCCTTCTGGTCATGGGATATAGCTGTGGATAACTGTGCTATCTGCAGAAATCATATAATGGAACCTTGCATAACGTGCCAGCCTCTAGCGATGACAGATACAGATACTGAATGTGTAGCAGCATGGGGAGTTTGTAACCATGCTTTCCATTTGCATTGCATCAATAAATGGCTGAAAACGAGAGATGTGTGCCCCTTAGACAATCAGCCGTGGAAATTAGCTAGGGTGGGGAGATGA
- the GAS4 gene encoding 1,3-beta-glucanosyltransferase (similar to Saccharomyces cerevisiae GAS4 (YOL132W); ancestral locus Anc_3.34), whose protein sequence is MILPSGISSVWAAAAFLTFIPMSYVSALIDPIEVDGKQFVYSSTKEPFYIRGVDYQPGDSSDVNYEHDPLTDANVCARDILLFQDLGINTIRIYSVNPDLNHDKCMSMLATAGMYLILDVNSPLPNQHLNRYEPWTSYNPVYLEHVFKVVAQFSHYNNTLGFFAGNEVVNDRRSAQYSPTYIKALVGDMKAYQEEHCERKVPIGYSAADDLNYRVPLASYLECSEDSTNDMSVDFYGVNSYQWCGKQTMQTSGYDKLVDAYRTYSKPVFLSEFGCNRVLPRTFEEISPLYSGDMYTTFSGGLVYEYSQEDNNYGLIQLDDDGNAQILQDFHSLKKQYEKVEMPSREDVEEAIANDPIMSEIDKNHSPLCQSKYENLNIKTKIEKGLASSLIKHGVSVEKGEYVPLTEEDMETTYAISDVDGTDWKTNRRIKAIRDAEPISFKDPSESKDDENFEEPKRNSSDLINVSLWCILFAYLLNFMFCSL, encoded by the coding sequence ATGATTTTGCCTTCAGGTATTAGTTCAGTTTGGGCAGCTGCGGCTTTTCTGACATTTATACCAATGAGTTATGTCAGTGCTCTTATAGATCCAATCGAGGTTGATGGTAAACAATTTGTTTATTCTTCAACGAAAGAACCTTTCTATATAAGAGGTGTTGACTACCAACCGGGCGACTCATCAGATGTGAATTATGAACATGACCCGCTCACAGATGCGAATGTTTGTGCTCGtgatattcttttgtttcaagaCTTAGGAATCAACACAATTAGAATTTATTCTGTAAACCCAGATCTGAATCATGATAAATGTATGTCGATGCTTGCTACTGCTGGGATGTATTTGATCCTTGATGTGAACTCTCCACTACCAAATCAGCATTTGAATAGATATGAACCATGGACATCTTATAATCCAGTCTATCTTGAACatgttttcaaagttgtTGCTCAATTTTCACACTACAATAACACACTTGGATTTTTTGCCGGTAACGAAGTAGTGAATGATAGAAGATCTGCACAATATTCTCCTACGTACATCAAGGCCTTGGTGGGCGATATGAAAGCTTACCAGGAAGAGCACTGTGAAAGAAAAGTTCCTATTGGCTATTCGGCCGCTGATGACCTGAATTATAGAGTTCCTTTAGCAAGCTACTTGGAATGCTCTGAGGATTCTACAAATGATATGAGTGTCGATTTTTATGGTGTCAATTCGTATCAATGGTGTGGGAAACAAACGATGCAAACGTCGGGTTATGATAAATTAGTTGATGCTTATAGAACCTATTCGAAACCTGTGTTTCTATCAGAATTTGGATGCAATAGAGTTTTGCCTcgaacttttgaagaaataagTCCTCTTTATTCTGGGGATATGTATACAACTTTTAGTGGAGGCTTGGTTTATGAATACTCACAAGAAGACAATAACTATGGGTTGATCCAATTAGATGACGACGGTAATGCCCAAATATTGCAAGATTTTCacagtttgaaaaaacaataTGAAAAGGTAGAGATGCCTTCTAGAGAAGACGTGGAAGAAGCTATAGCTAACGATCCTATTATGTCAGAAATCGACAAGAACCATTCTCCTCTTTGTCAAAGCAAATATGAAAATCTAAATATAAAGACGAAAATAGAGAAAGGTTTAGCAAGCTCTTTGATTAAGCATGGAGTCTCGGTAGAAAAGGGAGAATACGTACCTTTaactgaagaagatatGGAGACTACATACGCGATCTCCGATGTAGACGGTACGGATTGGAAAACAAACAGAAGGATTAAGGCCATTAGAGATGCAGAACCTATAAGCTTTAAAGACCCTTCTGAGTCCAAAGATGACgagaattttgaagaacCCAAGAGAAACTCCTCTGATTTGATCAACGTCTCCCTTTGGTGTATTTTATTTGCATATCTATTAAATTTTATGTTTTGTTCGCTATAA
- the MED7 gene encoding mediator complex subunit MED7 (similar to Saccharomyces cerevisiae MED7 (YOL135C); ancestral locus Anc_3.27), with protein sequence MSNGETNEISSLYPAAPPYITFFTDENISQLAEYQKSVKKNGNGNGNGNGVDEITCALDYLIPPSMPSGLQYRAFGSVWHVKDHLPDLETMGLTQLYKKPEDATAAGSTSYQYKTQELKKLLKSLLLNYLELVGVLSINPELFQPKVEHIRTILVNTHHLLNEYRPHQSRESLIMLLEEQVEYKKKEIQTINQICAEVRDTLVKIQDSAVETTAD encoded by the coding sequence ATGTCTAACGGTGAAACTAATGAAATCAGCTCTTTATATCCAGCAGCTCCACCATATATCACCTTCTTCACGGACGAGAATATCAGCCAGCTAGCTGAATACCAAAAATcagtaaaaaaaaatggaaacgGCAATGGCAATGGCAATGGTGTGGATGAGATTACCTGTGCCCTGGACTATCTGATCCCACCGTCTATGCCATCAGGACTGCAGTACAGAGCGTTCGGCAGTGTATGGCACGTGAAGGATCATCTCCCTGATCTAGAGACTATGGGATTGACCCAGCTGTACAAGAAGCCTGAAGATGCCACCGCTGCAGGCAGCACGAGTTACCAGTACAAAACTCAAGAACTCAAGAAACTGTTGAAATCACTCCTTTTGAACTACTTGGAGCTTGTCGGTGTGTTAAGCATCAACCCGGAATTGTTTCAGCCGAAGGTGGAACACATTAGAACCATACTCGTCAATACACATCATTTGCTGAATGAATACAGACCTCACCAATCCAGAGAATCTCTAATCATGCTTCTCGAGGAACAGGTGGAgtacaagaagaaagaaattcaaactATAAATCAAATCTGTGCCGAGGTACGTGATACGTTAGTCAAGATACAAGATTCGGCCGTAGAGACCACAGCGGATTAA
- the DAL82 gene encoding Dal82p (similar to Saccharomyces cerevisiae DAL82 (YNL314W); ancestral locus Anc_3.31) yields MDDRALTDHDDLLLRLMDRYKPHLRPYAYRLQTWEQVLEEYNSQTGSKYRQIRTLKKKFEKLRDAYTAGDDKIEVGNLELLQKLLRESHQQTSARSQSQMTKIHHSTEGEIIAGNLKIAKSRDSHLISQRQDNLKENLLENEKNASPSNDTSRESSGPNQPPPLDSITIGFPHSHGHPHNDSKASETSSPSQIPIASSSYDRGLGLTDNHLDPINNVANIEAAKTNTPSTKGSPEDEHVNAQMNTRVLSNLLSQFATQHQYSKSVASSQSSPFPISNMPINSQASSLTLEVLYAELQNIRVSQEELRNEVLYRLDIISAGLAENLNQIRQQGKSQVVKASVSTDNQFHIDSHNHRHGNRLRNDSDDDRERSLG; encoded by the coding sequence ATGGATGATAGAGCACTCACAGACCACGATGATCTTCTCCTGCGACTGATGGACCGCTACAAGCCCCATCTGAGGCCATATGCGTATCGGTTACAGACATGGGAACAAGTCTTGGAAGAATACAACTCGCAAACTGGAAGTAAATATCGGCAAATCAGGactttaaaaaaaaaattcgaaaaattAAGAGACGCTTACACAGCTGGTGATGACAAGATTGAAGTTGGTAATTTAGAATTGTTACAGAAGCTTTTGAGAGAATCACATCAACAAACATCGGCAAGAAGTCAATCGCAAATGACAAAAATTCATCACTCAACAGAAGGTGAAATAATAGCCgggaatttgaaaatagcCAAATCAAGAGATTCCCACTTAATCTCACAGCGTCAAGATAATCTCAAAGAAAATCTTTTAGAAAACGAGAAAAATGCATCGCCATCCAATGATACCAGCAGGGAAAGCAGTGGACCAAATCAACCTCCTCCATTAGATTCTATTACCATTGGTTTTCCACACAGCCACGGACATCCACACAATGACTCGAAAGCTTCGGAAACATCGTCTCCCTCTCAGATACCAATTGCATCATCTTCATATGATAGGGGACTGGGGCTAACGGACAATCATCTGGATCCCATAAATAATGTGGCAAATATAGAGGCTGCAAAAACTAATACACCGTCAACAAAAGGATCTCCAGAGGATGAGCACGTTAATGCCCAAATGAATACAAGGGTACTATCGAATTTGTTATCTCAATTTGCTACTCAGCATCAGTATAGCAAATCAGTGGCATCATCACAATCATCGCCTTTTCCGATATCTAATATGCCCATAAATAGCCAAGCGAGTAGTTTGACTTTAGAGGTATTATACGCGGAATTGCAAAACATTCGTGTATCACAAGAGGAACTTCGAAACGAAGTACTTTACAGATTGGATATTATATCGGCTGGTTTAGCTGAAAATTTAAATCAAATACGGCAGCAAGGAAAATCGCAAGTTGTTAAAGCTTCAGTCTCTACTGATAACCAATTTCATATTGATAGTCATAATCATAGGCACGGTAATAGATTGAGGAATGATTCTGACGATGATCGGGAGAGATCATTGGGATAG
- the EMW1 gene encoding tetratricopeptide repeat-containing protein EMW1 (similar to Saccharomyces cerevisiae YNL313C; ancestral locus Anc_3.32), whose translation MSVLLYSHLLLASDTKVLENDGLENCDAKSIEWAKHILSGRPSLVFQEAVLPLKDTLNLKSALDNANIVDVLRNSILEKLCDNSEHLLLLAISLLQTFLQSNYTGPLPPRSSLYILLNGNTEQAEQINRLLIASLSSGGQQAYDLIDDPLSLVLSLLIFEKITNQTVLSENATDSNMAVPDIATLTSSGFSSVAHWWLGRALLVHLSLLPEPSGIIPSVLSVIFSSIDLAHAIANDLPEHSSQDVTLRIYTIFYLENVKCSLAINTEQLCLASLTKVKKLRKFEFVLTGARAKRTKFQRESHSGLIILAKSSDELFRENQSNIENVSPEEFHLESEILLEKPFFESIADEPLDEQVVKKQRLDVDAGIEEEKLLPLALCQENIPKELMLLDPNAQPKLADYDDIQLLLRFYVIRQSSPAKDPLVEEELKALISRVIYQEGVKNWTIYSRALWERSILETSKAKTVERGILQMQSLVEELGLRIESRLLPEGNINSHLRLSYIHQIPLLPRWELDAALAEKYMSLGVLRSAIEIYERLRMSCEIALCYAAVGDEKKAEEVLVKRIEENPNDARALSILGDIRQDPGLWEKSWKIGKYVNAKNSLARYFYNPPASSGLSRNYDATLEHLNDSLRQYPLSFDTWYFYGCVGLECDKMALAAEAFSRCVSLDPTHALSWSNLSAAYVQLGKLKEAFSCLRKAVSSDAQKNWRIWENYMLVALKLNEWNDVLLACKKLVDIRRDKSGDGSIDVQIVEKLVEVLISSDYPTGDNQQLTHYQKSCTEFICVTLPSVITSDARCWRLVAKVELWRKRPWAALDCHEKAYRAISHNPDLEIDENVWSETVDACEDLIAAYESLGEIEGKFGPGSLVCKDWKYKSRATIKALMSKGKNRWDDSVGWERLLEMRNQ comes from the coding sequence ATGTCTGTTCTTCTATATAGCCATCTTTTATTGGCTTCTGACACCAAAGTATTAGAGAATGACGGCTTGGAAAACTGTGATGCGAAATCCATTGAGTGGGCTAAACATATATTGAGTGGGCGCCCTAGTTTGGTATTCCAGGAAGCAGTACTCCCTTTAAAAGATACGTTGAATTTGAAGTCTGCCCTTGATAATGCGAACATCGTCGATGTTTTGAGGAATTCCATACTTGAGAAGCTTTGTGATAACAGTGAACATCTTTTGTTGTTAGCAATTTCTTTACTGCAGACCTTTCTCCAGAGCAATTATACTGGTCCGTTACCACCGAGGAGCTCTTTATATATCCTATTAAATGGTAATACAGAACAAGCAGAACAGATAAACAGACTTTTAATTGCCTCTCTGTCATCTGGTGGCCAGCAAGCGTATGATTTGATCGACGATCCCCTTTCCCTAGTGCTCTCTTTGCTgatttttgagaaaattaCCAACCAGACAGTGTTGTCTGAAAATGCAACCGATAGCAATATGGCAGTCCCCGACATTGCAACATTGACGAGCAGCGGATTCTCTTCTGTGGCACATTGGTGGCTAGGGAGAGCTTTATTGGTTCACCTATCTCTTTTGCCTGAACCCTCAGGTATCATACCAAGCGTGCTATCAGTAATTTTTAGTTCGATTGATTTAGCTCATGCCATTGCAAATGACCTGCCTGAACACAGTTCTCAAGACGTTACGTTACGCATTTACACCATTTtctatttggaaaatgtcAAATGCTCTTTAGCTATTAATACTGAACAGCTTTGCCTAGCTTCACTGacaaaagtaaaaaaattgagaaagtTTGAATTTGTACTCACTGGTGCCCGTGCAAAAAGAACGAAATTTCAAAGGGAGAGTCACTCAGGACTAATTATATTGGCAAAATCATCAGATGAGCTATTCAGAGAAAATCAATCCAATATAGAAAATGTTTCGCCAGAAGAGTTCCATTTGGAATCTGAGATTCTGTTAGAAAAACccttttttgaaagcattgCAGATGAACCACTAGATGAGCAGGTGGTAAAAAAGCAAAGACTTGACGTAGATGCAGGAattgaggaagaaaagctTCTACCTTTAGCCCTTTGTCAAGAGAATATAccaaaagaattgatgCTTTTAGACCCTAATGCGCAACCTAAGTTGGCAGATTATGATGATATCCAATTACTGCTAAGATTTTACGTTATCAGGCAAAGTAGCCCCGCGAAAGATCCCTTAGTCGAAGAAGAGCTCAAAGCTTTAATCTCGAGGGTTATTTATCAAGAGGGTGTAAAGAACTGGACTATTTATTCTCGTGCATTATGGGAAAGATCAATCTTAGAAACATCAAAAGCCAAAACTGTTGAAAGGGGAATACTCCAGATGCAGTCACTTGTGGAAGAATTGGGACTAAGAATAGAATCCAGACTACTACCGGAGGGCAATATAAATTCTCATTTAAGACTGAGTTACATCCACCAGATCCCACTGCTTCCACGTTGGGAATTGGATGCGGCACTGGCAGAAAAGTATATGTCACTGGGTGTGCTGAGATCAGCCATTGAAATCTACGAAAGATTGCGGATGTCTTGCGAAATAGCGCTGTGCTATGCAGCTGTTGGCGACGAGAAGAAAGCTGAAGAAGTGTTAGTAAAAAGAATTGAGGAAAACCCCAATGATGCGAGAGCTTTGTCAATTTTAGGTGATATAAGACAAGATCCTGGTCTATGGGAAAAAAGTTGGAAAATTGGCAAATACGTCAACGCAAAGAATTCTTTGGCTAGGTACTTTTACAATCCCCCTGCGTCATCTGGTCTTTCTAGAAACTACGATGCCACCTTGGAACATTTAAATGATTCCTTGAGACAATATCCTCTAAGTTTCGATACATGGTATTTTTACGGATGCGTAGGGTTAGAATGTGATAAAATGGCCTTAGCAGCTGAAGCATTTTCGAGATGCGTATCTCTTGATCCCACACACGCATTGTCCTGGTCCAACCTAAGCGCTGCTTATGTTCAATTAGGAAAGCTCAAAGAAGCTTTTAGTTGTTTAAGGAAGGCCGTTTCTTCAGATGCACAGAAGAACTGGAGAATTTGGGAGAATTACATGTTAGTTGCGCTTAAACTAAATGAATGGAACGATGTTCTTTTGGCATGTAAAAAATTGGTCGACATACGGAGAGATAAATCAGGAGATGGCTCAATCGATGTTCAAATAGTAGAAAAACTAGTTGAGGTTCTCATTTCTTCTGATTACCCTACAGGAGATAACCAACAACTTACGCATTATCAGAAATCATGCACAGAATTTATCTGCGTAACTTTACCATCTGTCATTACCAGTGATGCAAGATGCTGGAGGTTGGTAGCCAAAGTAGAACTGTGGAGAAAAAGACCCTGGGCTGCATTGGACTGTCATGAAAAAGCGTACAGAGCCATTTCGCATAATCCTGATTTGGAAATCGATGAAAATGTTTGGAGTGAAACCGTAGATGCCTGTGAGGACTTGATAGCGGCTTACGAATCACTGGGTGAAATAGAAGGTAAGTTCGGACCTGGTTCACTCGTTTGCAAAGATTGGAAATATAAATCTCGCGCTACTATCAAAGCATTAATGagcaaaggaaaaaatagATGGGATGATTCTGTGGGATGGGAAAGGTTACTAGAAATGAGAAACCAGTAA
- the RFA2 gene encoding Rfa2p (similar to Saccharomyces cerevisiae RFA2 (YNL312W); ancestral locus Anc_3.33) encodes MATYQPYKEYSSVGGGGFENTESRPQTGESTASPSRSTRLTPVTIKEVLESRQEVQDGPYVVHSQELHHICFVGVVRNIVDHTANIVVTVEDGTGQIDVRKWSQDAKDLATSQDDNMNKNYNSQLAQQYHIGTYVKVFGALKDFTGKKNIQYAVIKPIESFNDVLAHHLEVIKCFAIATGKFQQVQGTKPIENGAQSLFVQDTGSSDDIAGTVLKFCREQCQGKDANSFAVPIQLIAQTLNISEATAKDCCTKLTEQGYIYPTLTEDLYFAI; translated from the exons ATGGCAA CGTATCAACCCTATAAAGAATATTCTTCTGTGGGTGGCGGCGGATTTGAAAACACAGAATCAAGGCCTCAAACTGGCGAATCCACCGCCTCTCCCAGTCGCTCCACTAGACTTACGCCAGTAACAATAAAGGAAGTTTTGGAGTCTAGGCAAGAGGTTCAGGATGGACCGTACGTTGTACATTCACAGGAGTTACACCACATATGTTTTGTTGGCGTGGTAAGGAATATTGTTGACCATACTGCCAATATTGTGGTAACTGTTGAAGACGGAACCGGCCAGATTGATGTCAGAAAATGGAGTCAGGATGCCAAAGATTTGGCCACCAGCCAGGATGATAATATGAACAAGAATTATAATTCTCAGTTGGCACAACAATATCATATTGGGACCTATGTCAAGGTGTTCGGTGCTCTCAAAGACTTTACAGGGAAGAAGAACATACAGTACGCCGTAATCAAGCCTATAGAATCGTTTAATGACGTACTGGCCCACCATTTGGAAGTAATCAAATGCTTCGCCATCGCAACAGGCAAGTTTCAGCAAGTTCAGGGAACAAAACCGATAGAAAATGGAGCACAATCACTTTTTGTTCAAGATACCGGTTCGTCAGATGATATCGCAGGGACTGTGTTGAAGTTCTGTAGAGAACAGTGCCAGGGCAAAGATGCCAATTCCTTTGCTGTTCCAATTCAACTAATAGCGCAAACTTTGAATATCAGCGAGGCCACTGCCAAGGACTGTTGCACAAAGCTAACCGAACAGGGCTATATATATCCTACACTTACTGAAGACCTTTATTTCGCCATATAG
- the PHA2 gene encoding prephenate dehydratase PHA2 (similar to Saccharomyces cerevisiae PHA2 (YNL316C); ancestral locus Anc_3.29): MTESRRKNVIYLGPQGTYTHQAALQQFDDHDQFDLIPAKSIPECLDELENNPCIHYAVIPLENSTNGQVVFSYDLLRDRMLKSLNPDTSSNRVIPPLQIIAEQYVSIEHCLISREHLTMSELGKYKIIRVYSHPQVWGQVNQYLKELQQEYPNTTFEKLDTSSTSEAVIKVMDSKTNEHENVLNLAIASEFAAKLNKVNVLQRGINDQLGNTTRFMVFKKRKEQSPAMKCAGSKVNLLTFTTKQDDPGALVDVLTVLKDYSVNMCSINTRPFNTVTLERKWQYVFFLEYYENNENIDWTKFYQQFGSYCLEWCLWGTFYRDPRYYN; the protein is encoded by the coding sequence ATGACAGAGTCTCGCAGAAAAAACGTTATTTACCTTGGCCCTCAGGGAACTTATACACATCAAGCGGCGCTGCAACAGTTTGATGATCACGACCAATTTGATCTTATTCCAGCGAAATCAATTCCGGAGTGCCTTGACGAGTTGGAAAACAATCCATGCATTCATTATGCTGTCATACCATTGGAAAATTCCACTAATGGACAGGTTGTGTTCTCATATGATTTACTGCGGGATAGAATgttgaagagtttgaacCCTGATACCTCGAGTAACAGAGTAATACCACCACTACAGATCATTGCCGAGCAATATGTTTCCATTGAACACTGTCTGATATCTAGAGAACATCTTACTATGTCAGAGCTTGGAAAGTACAAAATTATCAGGGTGTATTCACATCCACAGGTATGGGGCCAGGTAAAtcagtatttgaaagaacttCAACAAGAATACCCGAATACAACTTTCGAAAAGCTAGATACGAGTTCGACTTCTGAAGCTGTAATAAAAGTCATGGACTCGAAAACAAATGAACACGAAAATGTATTGAACTTAGCCATAGCGAGTGAATTTGCGGCAAAATTAAACAAGGTCAATGTACTTCAAAGAGGAATCAACGATCAACTAGGTAATACAACAAGATTTAtggttttcaaaaaacgaaaagaaCAGTCGCCAGCTATGAAATGTGCCGGATCTAAGGTCAATCTGCTAACATTCACAACGAAACAAGATGATCCCGGCGCATTGGTTGATGTTTTGACTGTTTTGAAGGATTATTCTGTTAATATGTGCTCTATCAATACCAGACCCTTCAACACAGTGACGTTAGAAAGGAAATGGCAATatgtcttcttcttggaGTACTACGAAAATAACGAAAATATCGATTGGACAAAATTCTATCAGCAATTTGGATCATACTGTCTTGAGTGGTGTCTCTGGGGCACATTTTACAGGGATCCAAGATACTACAACTAA
- the ATP11 gene encoding Atp11p (similar to Saccharomyces cerevisiae ATP11 (YNL315C); ancestral locus Anc_3.30), which produces MGSLRQGILSFQLQLISRAVSKEKSALIGKTFKPAIYQQSCYSTDFKQKPYKEKLLTKAREKGFETVEELLEKSKEDLLRKKREFCKIDPLKELENYEQRMKMSENNAGLTKSKGPIDPNMSATPFKTFDSFLKLDKVKDLSKQEIEFLWRAKWVNKDNSLCAVVPLDVFNKMVTKVRENPVFVLPLPRVITGGNEAEGANKEQGVELHYVQWQFVGPNTTHCIITSLAEYKLHNEYSKPHTIFQFHSDLAKEKKCIFMNGQVEPDTNVSLQDAQLLLLNVQRFYGAMGEITPAARQRVQLLQDFTGGSSDFSVDKLISLSQSMEN; this is translated from the coding sequence ATGGGCTCACTACGTCAAGGAATACTGAGTTTTCAATTGCAGCTTATAAGCAGGGCCGtgtcaaaagagaaaagtgCTCTTATTGGTAAAACATTCAAGCCGGCTATATATCAGCAAAGCTGTTACTCAACGGACTTTAAGCAGAAACCATACAAGGAAAAGTTACTGACGAAAGCAAGAGAGAAAGGGTTCGAAACTGTCGAAGAACTTctagaaaaatcaaaggaaGACCTcttgaggaaaaaaagggAGTTTTGTAAGATTGATCCATTAAAAGAGCTCGAAAATTACGAACAACGAATGAAAATGTCGGAAAATAACGCCGGATTGACAAAATCGAAGGGACCAATCGATCCCAACATGTCCGCCACTCCGTTCAAGACTTTTGATTCATTCTTGAAGCTTGATAAAGTCAAAGATTTATCGAAGCAAGAGATAGAATTCCTTTGGAGAGCAAAATGGGTGAACAAAGACAATTCGCTGTGTGCGGTAGTGCCTTTAGATGTCTTCAATAAGATGGTTACTAAAGTGAGGGAAAATCCCGTTTTTGTTTTGCCGTTGCCAAGAGTAATAACAGGGGGAAATGAGGCGGAAGGTGCAAATAAAGAACAAGGTGTGGAGCTGCACTATGTCCAATGGCAGTTTGTTGGCCCCAATACAACTCACTGTATTATAACCTCCTTAGCTGAGTACAAACTTCATAATGAGTATTCAAAACCCCATACGATTTTCCAGTTTCATTCAGATCTGGCGAAGGAGAAGAAGTGCATTTTCATGAATGGTCAAGTTGAGCCTGACACGAACGTTTCTTTGCAAGACGCTCAGTTGCTCCTATTGAATGTTCAAAGGTTCTATGGCGCCATGGGAGAAATAACACCAGCCGCAAGGCAACGTGTTCAACTACTTCAGGATTTCACTGGAGGCTCTTCAGATTTCAGCGTTGATAAACTGATTTCTTTATCACAATCAATGGAAAACTAA